Proteins from a genomic interval of Xiphias gladius isolate SHS-SW01 ecotype Sanya breed wild chromosome 23, ASM1685928v1, whole genome shotgun sequence:
- the gsr gene encoding glutathione reductase, mitochondrial isoform X3 — MWNAAVHAEYLHDHSDYGFDVGNAHFSWKTLKAKRDAYVSHLNRVYRNNLDKAKIQTIQGRARFTNDPEPTVEVRGRKYTAPHILIATGGQPSVLSDAEVPGASLGITSDGFFELETLPKRSVIVGAGYIAVEMAGILSTLGSKTSLIIRQTGVLRNFDSFISSNCTKELQNSGIDLWKNSKVKSVSKTERGLEVTLVTKDPEKKNDEEKISTIQEVDCLLWAIGRQPNTSGLNIGGMGVDTDVGGHIIVDEFQNTSRPGIYAVGDVCGKALLTPVAIAAGRKLAHRLFEDKKDSKLDYSSIPTVVFSHPPIGTVGLTEEEAIKARGKENVKIYKTSFSPMYHAITTRKSQCIMKLVCVDKEEKVVGLHMQGLGCDEMLQGFAVAIKMGATKADFDKTIAIHPTSSEEFVTMR; from the exons ATGTGGAATGCAGCAGTTCATGCTGAGTATCTCCATGATCACAGTGACTATGGCTTTGACGTTGGAAACGCTCATTTCAGTTGGAA aACTCTTAAGGCCAAAAGGGACGCTTATGTTAGTCACCTAAATCGCGTTTATCGCAACAATCTTGATAAG GCTAAAATCCAAACTATTCAAGGTCGTGCCAGGTTCACAAATGATCCTGAGCCCACTGTGGAGGTCAGAGGAAGAAAGTACACAGCGCCTCACATCCTCATTGCCACTGGAGGGCAGCCTTCTGTTTTGAGTGATGCAGAAGTTCCAG GGGCAAGTCTCGGCATTACCAGCGATGGCTTTTTTGAACTTGAAACTCTGCCAAA GCGCAGTGTGATCGTGGGGGCTGGTTACATTGCAGTGGAGATGGCAGGCATCCTTTCCACCCTTGGGTCCAAAACATCCCTCATTATTCGCCAGACAGGA GTTTTGAGAAACTTTGACAGCTTCATCAGCAGTAACTGCACCAAAGAACTGCAAAACTCTGGTATAGACCTGTGGAAGAACTCTAAGGTGAAGTCTGTGAGTAAAACTGAGAGGGGTCTGGAGGTGACGCTCGTCACCAAAGACCCAGAGAAGAAGAACGACGAGGAGAAGATCAGCACCATCCAGGAGGTGGACTGTCTTCTCTGGGCCATCGGCAGGCAGCCGAACACCTCTGGACTGAACATCGGGGGGATG GGTGTGGATACAGATGTGGGAGGCCATATCATTGTGGACGAGTTTCAGAACACCAGTCGACCAGGGATCTACGCTGTAGGGGATGTTTGTGGCAAAGCTCTTCTCACACCTG TTGCCATTGCTGCAGGCAGAAAGCTGGCTCACAGACTGTTTGAGGACAAGAAGGACTCCAAGCTGGACTACTCCAGTATTCCCACCGTGGTGTTCAGCCACCCGCCCATCGGTACGGTGGGCCTCACAGAAG AGGAGGCCATTAAAGCTAGAGGAAAGGAGAATGTGAAGATTTACAAGACCTCTTTCTCTCCAATGTATCACGCCATCACGACCAGGAAGAGTCAGTGCATCATGAAGCTGGTGTGTGTGGACAAGGAGGAAAAG GTGGTGGGCCTGCACATGCAGGGCCTGGGCTGTGATGAGATGCTGCAGGGCTTTGCTGTGGCCATCAAAATGGGCGCTACCAAAGCAGACTTTGACAAGACTATTGCCATTCACCCCACCTCATCTGAGGAGTTTGTCACGATGCGCTAA
- the gsr gene encoding glutathione reductase, mitochondrial isoform X2 has translation MLFIRTCRLLPTVSVSLVPPGNGVPRRSMASDPTAAETTRFDFLVIGGGSGGLAGARRASELGAATAVIESHKLGGTCVNVGCVPKKVMWNAAVHAEYLHDHSDYGFDVGNAHFSWKTLKAKRDAYVSHLNRVYRNNLDKAKIQTIQGRARFTNDPEPTVEVRGRKYTAPHILIATGGQPSVLSDAEVPGASLGITSDGFFELETLPKRSVIVGAGYIAVEMAGILSTLGSKTSLIIRQTGVLRNFDSFISSNCTKELQNSGIDLWKNSKVKSVSKTERGLEVTLVTKDPEKKNDEEKISTIQEVDCLLWAIGRQPNTSGLNIGGMGVDTDVGGHIIVDEFQNTSRPGIYAVGDVCGKALLTPVAIAAGRKLAHRLFEDKKDSKLDYSSIPTVVFSHPPIGTVGLTEEEAIKARGKENVKIYKTSFSPMYHAITTRKSQCIMKLVCVDKEEKVVGLHMQGLGCDEMLQGFAVAIKMGATKADFDKTIAIHPTSSEEFVTMR, from the exons ATGCTGTTTATAAGAACCTGCAGACTGCTTCCTACTGTGTCAGTGTCCCTGGTACCACCAGG GAACGGAGTCCCCCGCCGCAGCATGGCCTCAGACCCGACGGCGGCAGAGACGACCCGCTTCGACTTCCTGGTGATCGGCGGCGGGTCCGGAGGTCTGGCCGGGGCTCGGAGGGCGTCGGAGCTCGGAGCAGCCACCGCCGTGATCGAGAGCCACAAACTCGGAGGTACCTGC GTCAATGTTGGCTGTGTCCCCAAGAAG GTTATGTGGAATGCAGCAGTTCATGCTGAGTATCTCCATGATCACAGTGACTATGGCTTTGACGTTGGAAACGCTCATTTCAGTTGGAA aACTCTTAAGGCCAAAAGGGACGCTTATGTTAGTCACCTAAATCGCGTTTATCGCAACAATCTTGATAAG GCTAAAATCCAAACTATTCAAGGTCGTGCCAGGTTCACAAATGATCCTGAGCCCACTGTGGAGGTCAGAGGAAGAAAGTACACAGCGCCTCACATCCTCATTGCCACTGGAGGGCAGCCTTCTGTTTTGAGTGATGCAGAAGTTCCAG GGGCAAGTCTCGGCATTACCAGCGATGGCTTTTTTGAACTTGAAACTCTGCCAAA GCGCAGTGTGATCGTGGGGGCTGGTTACATTGCAGTGGAGATGGCAGGCATCCTTTCCACCCTTGGGTCCAAAACATCCCTCATTATTCGCCAGACAGGA GTTTTGAGAAACTTTGACAGCTTCATCAGCAGTAACTGCACCAAAGAACTGCAAAACTCTGGTATAGACCTGTGGAAGAACTCTAAGGTGAAGTCTGTGAGTAAAACTGAGAGGGGTCTGGAGGTGACGCTCGTCACCAAAGACCCAGAGAAGAAGAACGACGAGGAGAAGATCAGCACCATCCAGGAGGTGGACTGTCTTCTCTGGGCCATCGGCAGGCAGCCGAACACCTCTGGACTGAACATCGGGGGGATG GGTGTGGATACAGATGTGGGAGGCCATATCATTGTGGACGAGTTTCAGAACACCAGTCGACCAGGGATCTACGCTGTAGGGGATGTTTGTGGCAAAGCTCTTCTCACACCTG TTGCCATTGCTGCAGGCAGAAAGCTGGCTCACAGACTGTTTGAGGACAAGAAGGACTCCAAGCTGGACTACTCCAGTATTCCCACCGTGGTGTTCAGCCACCCGCCCATCGGTACGGTGGGCCTCACAGAAG AGGAGGCCATTAAAGCTAGAGGAAAGGAGAATGTGAAGATTTACAAGACCTCTTTCTCTCCAATGTATCACGCCATCACGACCAGGAAGAGTCAGTGCATCATGAAGCTGGTGTGTGTGGACAAGGAGGAAAAG GTGGTGGGCCTGCACATGCAGGGCCTGGGCTGTGATGAGATGCTGCAGGGCTTTGCTGTGGCCATCAAAATGGGCGCTACCAAAGCAGACTTTGACAAGACTATTGCCATTCACCCCACCTCATCTGAGGAGTTTGTCACGATGCGCTAA
- the gsr gene encoding glutathione reductase, mitochondrial isoform X1 translates to MAVLIQLSRTQAPSRFDLGKQLFWSFGRNGVPRRSMASDPTAAETTRFDFLVIGGGSGGLAGARRASELGAATAVIESHKLGGTCVNVGCVPKKVMWNAAVHAEYLHDHSDYGFDVGNAHFSWKTLKAKRDAYVSHLNRVYRNNLDKAKIQTIQGRARFTNDPEPTVEVRGRKYTAPHILIATGGQPSVLSDAEVPGASLGITSDGFFELETLPKRSVIVGAGYIAVEMAGILSTLGSKTSLIIRQTGVLRNFDSFISSNCTKELQNSGIDLWKNSKVKSVSKTERGLEVTLVTKDPEKKNDEEKISTIQEVDCLLWAIGRQPNTSGLNIGGMGVDTDVGGHIIVDEFQNTSRPGIYAVGDVCGKALLTPVAIAAGRKLAHRLFEDKKDSKLDYSSIPTVVFSHPPIGTVGLTEEEAIKARGKENVKIYKTSFSPMYHAITTRKSQCIMKLVCVDKEEKVVGLHMQGLGCDEMLQGFAVAIKMGATKADFDKTIAIHPTSSEEFVTMR, encoded by the exons ATGGCAGTTTTAATCCAGCTATCCCGGACGCAAGCTCCCTCTCGGTTCGACCTCGGAAAGCAACTCTTCTGGTCTTTTGGCAGGAACGGAGTCCCCCGCCGCAGCATGGCCTCAGACCCGACGGCGGCAGAGACGACCCGCTTCGACTTCCTGGTGATCGGCGGCGGGTCCGGAGGTCTGGCCGGGGCTCGGAGGGCGTCGGAGCTCGGAGCAGCCACCGCCGTGATCGAGAGCCACAAACTCGGAGGTACCTGC GTCAATGTTGGCTGTGTCCCCAAGAAG GTTATGTGGAATGCAGCAGTTCATGCTGAGTATCTCCATGATCACAGTGACTATGGCTTTGACGTTGGAAACGCTCATTTCAGTTGGAA aACTCTTAAGGCCAAAAGGGACGCTTATGTTAGTCACCTAAATCGCGTTTATCGCAACAATCTTGATAAG GCTAAAATCCAAACTATTCAAGGTCGTGCCAGGTTCACAAATGATCCTGAGCCCACTGTGGAGGTCAGAGGAAGAAAGTACACAGCGCCTCACATCCTCATTGCCACTGGAGGGCAGCCTTCTGTTTTGAGTGATGCAGAAGTTCCAG GGGCAAGTCTCGGCATTACCAGCGATGGCTTTTTTGAACTTGAAACTCTGCCAAA GCGCAGTGTGATCGTGGGGGCTGGTTACATTGCAGTGGAGATGGCAGGCATCCTTTCCACCCTTGGGTCCAAAACATCCCTCATTATTCGCCAGACAGGA GTTTTGAGAAACTTTGACAGCTTCATCAGCAGTAACTGCACCAAAGAACTGCAAAACTCTGGTATAGACCTGTGGAAGAACTCTAAGGTGAAGTCTGTGAGTAAAACTGAGAGGGGTCTGGAGGTGACGCTCGTCACCAAAGACCCAGAGAAGAAGAACGACGAGGAGAAGATCAGCACCATCCAGGAGGTGGACTGTCTTCTCTGGGCCATCGGCAGGCAGCCGAACACCTCTGGACTGAACATCGGGGGGATG GGTGTGGATACAGATGTGGGAGGCCATATCATTGTGGACGAGTTTCAGAACACCAGTCGACCAGGGATCTACGCTGTAGGGGATGTTTGTGGCAAAGCTCTTCTCACACCTG TTGCCATTGCTGCAGGCAGAAAGCTGGCTCACAGACTGTTTGAGGACAAGAAGGACTCCAAGCTGGACTACTCCAGTATTCCCACCGTGGTGTTCAGCCACCCGCCCATCGGTACGGTGGGCCTCACAGAAG AGGAGGCCATTAAAGCTAGAGGAAAGGAGAATGTGAAGATTTACAAGACCTCTTTCTCTCCAATGTATCACGCCATCACGACCAGGAAGAGTCAGTGCATCATGAAGCTGGTGTGTGTGGACAAGGAGGAAAAG GTGGTGGGCCTGCACATGCAGGGCCTGGGCTGTGATGAGATGCTGCAGGGCTTTGCTGTGGCCATCAAAATGGGCGCTACCAAAGCAGACTTTGACAAGACTATTGCCATTCACCCCACCTCATCTGAGGAGTTTGTCACGATGCGCTAA
- the slc30a9 gene encoding zinc transporter 9, whose product MFPSLAHRPWHVFCRVSLHHRGSLAQRSPRFPQLCYGWQSGGIHSLWFSLPDCRVASLGLGKAQYCTTSGNSKDGPPKSTSGDAPSAETVLSGAAKATPPSLGFKPQGLSKVETIQVKVRAVLKKREYGPKYTQNNFITAVRAMNEFCLKPSDLEQLRKIRRRSPHDDTEAFTVFLRSDVEAKALDVWGSHEALARERKLRKEVEREYQENIFRNQQLLKEYKDFWGNTKPRSGKRTTFLQGPGKVVMVAICINGLNFFFKLLAWVYTGSASMFSEAIHSLADTCNQGLLALGISQSVRNPDAGHPYGFSNMRYIASLISGVGIFMMGAGLSWYHGIMGLLHPEPIESLLWAYCILAGSLVSEGATLLVAINEIKKSAHQQGTSFYEYVMQSRDPSTNVVLLEDAAAVLGVILAAGCMGLTSLTGNPYYDSLGSLGVGTLLGTVSAFLIYSNTEALLGRSIQAERVQKLTEFLENDPAVRAIHDVKATDMGLSKVRFKAEVDFDGRVVTRSYLEKQDIDQILHDIQQVKTPEELENFMLKHGENIIDTLGAEVDRLEKELKQRNPEVRHVDLEIL is encoded by the exons ATGTTCCCCAGCCTGGCCCACAGACCATGGCATGTCTTCTGCAGGGTCTCCTTGCATCACAGAGGGTCCCTGGCACAACGGTCGCCGAGGTTCCCCCAGCTGTGCTACG GTTGGCAGAGTGGAGGCATACATAGCCTGTGGTTCAGCCTTCCAGACTGCCGAGTTGCTTCTCTAGGACTGGGCAAGGCGCAGTACTGCACTACCTCCGGCAACAGTAAAGATGGTCCTCCAAAATCAACATCAGGTGATGCTCCATCGGCAGAAACGGTCTTGTCCGGAGCTGCAAAAGCTACCCCACCTTCATTAG GTTTCAAACCTCAGGGGCTGAGTAAAGTTGAGACGATTCAAGTGAAAG TTCGGGCGGTCctgaaaaaaagggaatatgGACCCAAGtacactcagaacaactttatCACTGCAGTCAGAGCCATGAATGAGTTCTGCCTCAAACCAAG TGATCTGGAGCAACTTCGGAAGATCAGAAGACGCAGCCCCCACGACGACACAGAGGCTTTCACTGTGTTCTTGCGGTCAGACGTCGAGGCCAA AGCACTAGACGTTTGGGGAAGCCATGAGGCTCTCGCCCGAGAGAGGAAACTCAGgaaagaggtggagagagagtaTCAAGAGA ATATCTTTCGGAATCAACAGCTGTTGAAAGAATACAAAGACTTCTGGGGAAACACTAAG cCTCGATCAGGCAAGAGGACAACATTTCTACAAGGGCCAGGGAAGGTGGTCATGGTCGCTATTTGCAT CAATGGGCTGAATTTCTTCTTCAAGCTCCTGGCTTGGGTCTACACCGGATCCGCTAGCATGTTCTCCGAGGCCATCCACTCTCTGGCTGACACCTGCAACCAGGGCCTGCTCGCCCTGGGAATCAGCCAGTCAGTCCGCAACCCGGACGCTGGTCACCC gtatGGGTTCTCCAACATGCGCTACATCGCCTCCCTCATCAGTGGCGTGGGCATTTTTATGATGGGAGCAGGCCTCTCTTGGTACCATGGCATCATGGGATTGCTGCACCCGGAGCCCATCGAATCATTGTTATGG GCTTACTGTATTTTGGCGGGCTCTCTGGTGTCTGAAGGAG CCACTTTATTAGTGGCCATCAATGAGATAAAGAAGAGCGCCCACCAGCAAGGAACGTCTTTTTATGAATATG TAATGCAGAGTCGAGACCCCAGTACTAACGTGGTGTTGCTGGAGGACGCCGCTGCTGTGTTAGGAGTCATCTTGGCTGCTGGCTGCATGGGGCTCACCTCACTCACAG GGAACCCCTACTATGACAGTCTGGGCTCTCTTGGCGTGGGCACACTGCTGGGCACCGTCTCAGCCTTCCTCATCTACAGTAACACGGAGGCCCTGCTGGGACGCTCCATACAGGCCGAACGCGTACAGAAGCTTACAGAGTTCCTGGAGAACGACCCCGCTGTAAG GGCCATCCACGACGTGAAGGCCACTGATATGGGACTGAGTAAAGTGCGCTTCAAGGCTGAAGTTGACTTTGATGGCCGAGTGGTGACACGGTCGTACCtggaaaaacaagacattgacCAAATCCTTCAT gacaTTCAGCAGGTGAAGACTCCCGAGGAGCTGGAGAACTTCATGCTGAAACACGGGGAGAACATCATTGACACCCTGGGGGCTGAGGTGGACCGCTTGGAGAAAGAACTCAAG CAACGTAACCCAGAGGTTCGTCACGTAGACTTGGAGATACTATAA
- the grxcr1a gene encoding glutaredoxin domain-containing cysteine-rich protein 1, translating to MEGTMLTEGQEKPQKRVRFRVASGNSGRVLKEMFKDEGPSDSLDSDCTSSSDAERASTPSTSGDAHGHPYGYLGSELDDSESEPDDLLMYAGATKDWMFTTKRVNILSKNGTVRGVKHKVSAGQTLFENLPSSNSMELSLEFGRIVIYTTSFRVVRTTFERCELVRKIFQNHRVKFVEKNIALDSEYGRELDDRCKRVGEPPSLPVVFIDGHYLGGAEKILCMNESGELQDLLTKIERVQHPQTCQTCGGFAFIPCPMCHGSKMSVYRNCFTDSFKALKCTSCNENGLQPCVSCSQ from the exons ATGGAGGGGACGATGCTGACGGAAGGGCAGGAGAAGCCACAGAAGCGAGTGAGGTTCCGCGTGGCTTCGGGGAACAGCGGCCGGGTGCTGAAGGAGATGTTCAAGGATGAGGGGCCTTCAGACTCCCTGGATTCTGACTGCACCAGCAGCTCTGACGCCGAACGGGCCAGTACACCCTCTACAAGTGGAGACGCGCACGGGCACCCGTACGGCTACCTGGGCTCGGAGCTGGATGACAGTGAGAGCGAGCCGGATGATCTGCTCATGTACGCTGGGGCCACCAAGGACTGGATGTTCACCACCAAGCGGGTCAACATACTCAGTAAAAATGGGACTGTGAGGGGGGTCAAGCACAAAGTCAGCGCAGGTCAGACGCTGTTTGAAAACCTTCCCAGCTCCAACAGT ATGGAGTTATCGCTTGAGTTTGGGCGGATTGTGATCTACACGACGAGTTTCCGTGTGGTGAGGACCACCTTTGAGCGCTGCGAGCTGGTCAGAAAGATTTTCCAGAACCACAGGGTGAAGTTTGTGGAGAAGAACATCGCCCTGGACAGCGAGTACGGGAGGGAGTTGGATGATCGGTGCAAGCGTGTGGGCGAACCTCCTTCATTACCAGTCGTGTTCATTGATGGACACTACCTTGGG GGTGCTGAGAAAATACTCTGCATGAATGAATCAGGAGAGCTTCAAGATCTTCTGACAAAAATTGAG AGGGTACAGCATCCCCAGACGTGCCAGACCTGTGGGGGCTTTGCCTTCATCCCGTGCCCAATGTGCCATGGCAGCAAGATGTCCGTATATCGCAACTGCTTTACGGATTCCTTCAAAGCCCTAAAGTGCACTTCTTGCAACGAGAATGGTCTGCAGCCCTGCGTGAGCTGCAGCCAGTGA